The Oncorhynchus kisutch isolate 150728-3 linkage group LG14, Okis_V2, whole genome shotgun sequence genomic sequence TTGTAGTTTGGGCAAGATGCCTATTGTAGTTTGGGTGCTTAATGTTACTGTGGTTATCCACTATACTGGAGCTGGTCAATCAATGCTTACATACACAAACTCAACATTACATCTTAGGCCCGTTTGTTGGACAAAAGTTGAATCACGTATTATTTTAGTCAATCTTTTCATCCCTCTGGTGGTGCTATTTTGGTTTGTAGATTACATCTTAAAACGAGTGCAAAAAGTGAAGTATAAGActgtaaaaataaatgaaaattaTTGTAGATATGAATAGCTGTTATGTTGTATATTTGTAATGTTGATGATTCTATGAAGAAAATCTTGTGTATATAGagaatatttatatatagtatgtatgagTTTTATTTTTGTATTCGGTGGCACTTCATATTTTGGTAAATATCTACCTGTCATTGAATATAAGAAGCAGTTGTCTTCAATAAACCAACACTCAAGcatctttttccacatttgtatTTTTGTAGATTTGCACAGATCATGTTTTTTTCAGAAGGATCCTCAGATCGCCAGCAGggggagtagtaacaacatgccagcagagccatgtatttctaaaaacatgttttcttgTTAAGTCATGTTCTTACAAACATAAATGGTGTTACAATACAAAACAGCCTTTGTTTGTTACAAAAACAAATGTGTAAATCCACAAAAAAAAGCTACTTTTCTGTTTCATGAGGTGTGCAACCAAGGGAAGCTACACTACAtaactaaaagtatgtggacacctgcttgacgaacatctcattccaaaatgatggGCCTTCATAAGGAGATAGtcccctccctttgctgctataacagcctccactcttctgggaaggctttccactagatgttggaacattgttgcggggatgttgcttccattcagccacaggagtaaggtcgggcactgatgtgggcgattaggcttggcttacagttggtgttccaattcatcccaaagttgttcaatggggttgaggtcaggactctgcgagatggtgaagcgtgattcatcacaccagagaacgaGTTTTCACTGCTTccgagtccaatggcggcgagctttacaccactccagtcgacgGTTGGCATTgtgcatagtgatcttaggcttgtgtgcggctactcagccatggaaacctatttcatgaagctctcaacgaacagttcttatgctgacattgcttccagaggcagtttggaactcggtagtgagtgttgcaaccgaggactaATGATTTTTACTGGCTTCAGCACTCTGCGATCctgttctatgagcttgtgtggcctaccacttctcgactgagccgttgttgctcctagacttttcaCCTCACAATAACCACTtatagttgaccagggcagctctagcagggaagaaacttgacgaactgacttgctgggaaggtggcatcctatgacgccACCAcactgaaagtcactgagctcttcagtaaggccattatactgtttgtctatggagattgcatggatgtgtgctcaattttatacacctgtcagccgaatccactaacttgaaggtgtgtccacatacttgtgtatatatagtgtacgtAGATTTTAAGTGCCTATAATACTTAAATAATGTGTTCCTTTAGTAGGAGTGAGTCTCAGAGCTCTTTGAGAAAGTCACCCCACTGAGGTTTTTCCTGGTCTTCCAGCCAGTGTGGGGGCCAGGTAGTTTTGACACTTGGTCTGTCCTTCATCATAGAGTAGTATGCTCTCAGTTTGGGGTAACGCTCTGCTGACAGCCCAGAGCGGAAGGAGTAGGCAATGGTGGGGAAGACAAGGACATCAGCCAACGAGAAGGCTTTTCCTGCCAGGTAAGAGCCTGCCTCCATCTTCTGAAAGTATCCCTCCCACAGTTTAATTTCAATTGCAAGGTTATCTTTGTTCCTCTTGATAGCAGAGTTATGTCTCTCTCCCTGAGGGACATAATACTCATAGTAGACCACATCACTAAGTTTCTCGTAGAAGGTTTGGCCTTCAAACATGCGTTGGTACATCAGGGCCTGTTCAGCTAGACCCTCAGGGATCATCTGGGTCCCTTGGGACCTGAACTGGTTTTCCAAATACATGCATGCTCCATAGGACTCGTTCACTATGCAGTCCCCATGTTTGAATGTAGGGAGCTGTGCCCGGGGGTTGAGGTCCATGACTATTGTAGATTTGTGCTCTTCTTTATCGAAGTCCAACAGCGTCTGGTTGTATCCCTGCAACATTTTCTCCTCCAGAGCGATCATAACCCGCCAGCACGGAACCGAGAAGGTGCACCAGAGAAGTGTCATGTTATTGGCCATGATTGTAGACACCGCGGAGAGAAAGGCGAGGAGTAGTCGACCTGGTAGTGTTGTTCAAGACGTTGGCAAGTTTCCAAATACATGGGCCCTGCGTAGCAGTTGGTGGTGACGTAGACGACACAGTTGTGAAACGTCATCAAACTGCTCCGGCGGTTTACTTTCATCCTCAAGTTTGCTCCGTTGACATGATTAGCTACGAAGTTCTTCTCTAAATACACTTAACCTTGGTTTCTCCTGAATATAAACGAATCAACCAAAATGTACGCTCGCTTCTTAGCTTTGTGTAAAGTCAGTGTTATCCAGCTTCTGTTGTAACTCTAGTCCATCGCGCTATTACAACGAATTATCTAGCTTTGTCGCCTTCCATTGATGATTTAGGAGATTCTTTCTCTATGCCTAGTGACTTGACTTCTATATACTTTAGTAACCCAGCAAAGTAAAGATGTTGTGCTGTACCGTGTGAACTTGTTTATTTGTGCGCACGGTGTCGCATTTTTCCGAAATAGTAGCTCTGGTCCATGCGTCAGATGGGAATGCAGATCCAACGCgtgaattataataataatatatgataGGTCTACCCATAATGCCGTTTTTGCAAGAAACGTTTTGGAAACGAATCAATATCAAGTCTTTACATTTTATACACAgaccctttcctccctctccataGTCTTCCCTGGCTGTATCCTCAACCTAAGCAGGACCAATGGAGGTGTCCCATTCGATCAGGGAGCGCACCATAGCAGAGAACAGCCTAGTGATCCTTCTCCAGGGGCTTCAGGGGGAGGTGACCACCGTGGACCTGAGGGATGAAAGCACGGCGAGGGGGCGTGTGGTCAACGTGGACGCCTTCATGAACGTGCGTCTGGAGGAGGTGATTTTTGGGTGATTTTTGGGtaaaacagatttttacctttagAAACAATAATGTTAAAGTACAAATAACTCCAGAGGATGACACATGTAAGTGTAAAATACACGTTTTTCCAATGTTCACTCATGGTGATGATGATATGTGTTGCGCAATTAGAtttgatgtatttatttattctatGTGGATGCAGCAGCACATTCTTTAATTATCCAAGACGATTTCCCCCTTTGGTGACAATAAAGTATATCCCAATCCTTCCAATGTGGTCGACCACAGGTGCTGTACCGGGACCGCCGCGGACGGCTCAGTCAGCTGGCCGATCTGTTTATCACGGCCAGGAACGTGCGCTACGTCCACATTCCCGACCACGTGGACATCATGGAGACCATACAGACCCAGCTGACCAGGATCAGACGCGTTCGCAACTTTGCCGGCGATAAAGGCGGCAGGAAGGAGTATCAAAAGAAAAAGAACTGAACTTGGAAGGGTGGAGGACGTTGTGTTGGCCCCAAGGGGCTGACCTTTTCTGACCTGAGTTTCAGCTCCTTGTAACTCATGGTCATCCCCAAATGTGTGGCTTGACAATGagcaatggagttggcaagagcacaaacagatctgggaccaggctatactGAATTGATAAAATAATTGAACTTGAAGAGTGGTATTCTCATCCACCAGTtggctttctctctgtctgtatgtggtTGGCTAGCAATTGAACCAGGGGATGAGGTTAGAAGGGTGGAGGTTGTGTTGCCCCAAGGAGCCTTCCATCACCGCTCATTTCAAATTGTGCAATTTCTCTTCGTTTCATTAATGAAATTGTGACTCCAGAATATGAATTTGAATTGATTCTCACAAGTTACATGTGTCATCCTTGAGTCTTTATGTTCATAATGCTTTAACATTATAACTCACAGAGGGTGACAGGTTCTCCTCTAATCCAAGGAAAGAAAACAACTCAAGTTTAAGAATGTCAATAGTTGGCATTGTAAAGACTTTTCTTTGGTAAATAAAGACTATTCTTTTGGATGCTTAAGTGTTTTTGATTCTCATTTTGCTCCATCTCTTGTTGAAATACTTTGAATAAACATTCCTTTTTTAAAGAAATCATTGCATTTTCAGAAAACAAAACTAATTGAGTAATTCCAAGCCATGTAGTCTTAAGTGCTGTTTGGTAAGATGACAAGATGTGTGATTGCTATATTTTGTTAGTTAGATTGTCCTTTTGTCTTGGGGAAAACTGGTTTTGATATAGGCACAATGCAATTTGGTTTATTGTGAATCAATCAGatatatttataaagccttttttaaacCAGCAGATGtcacagtgctgtacagaaacccagcctaaaatcccaaacagcaagcatttCAGATGTAAAAGCACGCCATGTAGGTTACGCCTATGTATACCATTATTTCATTACATATACCTTTCGTCCCTTCCTTGAAGTGGTCACAGACGGTTGATCCTGTAAGCTATGTATTGGAGTCCTTGCTTTCACCTGTCCAACTGTGTTAGATCTGTACTTATGAATTCAAGGAAGCAAGGAAATGTTTTAATTGTATAGAATTTGAACAGGAaccaatacatacagtacactacagtgagggtgtgtttgtgtgggtgcagTGTTTTCTCTACTGGACATGAACATGTctgtgacccaaatggcaccctattccctatgtattgcACTGAGGTGCAATATCCCTATgagctctggtgaaaagtagtgcactataaagggaatagggtgtcatttgggatgcaaacgtGGCCAGGAGCCTCGGCTAGGATAGACCACAATGCCCATCTGTCTGAggaaccagctctctgtctccctccctacccACAGGCCAGCCAGGGAAAAGATTACTTATGATCAATACCAGTctggatgaggggaaaaaaacaaggcTGTTTCCAAACTTTAGCTCTCCCTCTCCCAAACAGAACCCACTCATAAAAGCCTTTTGGTTCACTCTTGAATGTGATTGGTGGACTGGCAGTCACGGAACCAGAATGGAACTTCTTGGGGCCAATGGCATAGAGAAACTAAGAGGAAGAAAGAAGTGTTTCCCTTGGAAATGGCTATCCTAAATGTTCCGATGGTGTTTGGGATTTAGAGGAATTTCTAAATGGGTATGTTATTTCTTAGCAGTGTCAAGAAGAGGACAGGTCTGACATAACACGTGTTGGCTGGAGAAGAAGATTAATGCTTGAGTTCAGATAGAGTTTCACCATTACCAGTCAGTTACATGTATAGAGTGTACTACAAAGGGGAGGAGTTGAATTCACCTGGGGTCAATATGTCCCTACAGAATGTAGTacatagggaaagggggatacctagtcagttcaACTGAATACAACTggaatgtgtcttccgcatttaacccaacccctctgaatcagagaggtggggggctgccataatcgacatctaCGCGTCTTCGGCGCccaggtaacagtgggttaactgccttgctctgacagaacaacatatttttaccttggtcagctcggggattcgatccagcaacctttcggttacctgcccaatgctctaaccactagataaAGAATGTAGTTACACCACTGGATCTCAGGAATTCCCCTATGCTGTTCCATTATTGTTAGTTGGGGACCTGTGGTCTGAGCTGTGGTATGATTTTGGTTTTGAACCTtcttttaaaaaaacaaatgttttctcTAAGACCAACCTTGAGAAACCTCTCAGTGACAACAACCACATAACTGCTTTTGAAAGCCACAACACTGTTTAGCTCAGAACAGTTCTTTACAGAGGAattcaaaataaacattttgtttgtgAAAGCCCCTTGGAATAATAAGAAACAATGGTTGTTTGCCTCATCAATCTGAAATATGTGGACAAACCACTATGGTTTACACAACAAACACAAAGAACCACATAAAACACTTGTATGACTTTTATGGGGGTGTGAAACAGTTTATTTAAACCTTGCTAGGGACATATTAATCCCTAAAACCATGTGCCTGTCTTAAATGGCATCCTAtaccctacacagtgcactacttttcaccaggacctatagggcttATGTCAAAAGTAGttctctatatagggaatagggtgccatttggaatgtaaCCCCTGAGATTACAACACAAAAAGTTGAATTCATCCCCAGTCAGTCCCTCCTTCCTGGGTTAACGCTGAACAGAGCTTCCTCACTGTGGCATGGCCTAGAGCTGGAGAtagcccacacacacagaggccaaGTTAACAGGACACTGACTACAGCACAAGTATACCTCAGACTGAgtgtaagtatgtatgtatgaagATCTGTGGAATGCAACTAATGTTGTTTGGGTATTTTTGGTAAATGCTAATCAAGCTAATTTCTCTCTATGTTTTTTGGAAAATGCTAATCAAGCTcatctcttgctctcctctctcacttttcttttctctctcaacACCTCCCTTTTGACAGCCTCTCTTGGCCCAGGTTTggccagtcctccctctctctgagtaGAGGCAGTGGTGGTGGAGCACAGCTGATGTTGAGGAGAGAGGCAGTGGAGGTGGAACACAGCTGATGTTGAGGAGAGAGGCAGCATGTGTGAAGGCTGTTCTCTAACGGACTATCTTCAGCTTTACGGAGAGGCCAGGTCAAGCACCCCTGAGCCTTGGATCTTTCCTCATCTTAACCAGCAGTATAACAGCCCGATGGGACTAACTGCTCCTACTCCTCTACGCCTCTGAGATCCTCTGTGTTCTCCTCCACTTTTTTCACAGCCTGTGGCAGTATTTGCTTTCCACAGAGATGGACAGCTGCTCAGTCTAGACTTAGAATCATTGTTGGATCTGTGGATTGACTGTGAAGCCACAAACTCAACTGACCTTATCAAGATTAAGGTGAGTGAGTGGTTTCAGTTCACTTGTGTTGTTGAATGGTGTTGTCACTATTTCTGTATGTAGGACCGACTGTTGATGTCCTCACAAGTGATAAGGATGTATTCACTTGCCTTTTTACATGTTATGTTTTCTATGGAAGAGATTGATTTCCTAACAATTTAGGAAAACACTTTGAGTTTACCTAAAAAAGTGATCCTGTACTCTGGAAGTAACAACATGACATGGAGGTTTATTAGTAGAGACTGTTATTAACTCTTATTCATGTCTGTACTTCATAATGCCACATCTAGAAAACTCTTTATAGGCACTGTAGCAGTAACAGAAGCAGAGACCCAAAATGCCTCTACATCCTCACTTAAACATGATCAGAGCAGTCTGTCTCCCAGCCTGCCACACATGTATGTTGTTAAAGACCATATGTGCTTTTGGCAGTTTTGTtgtctatgtttttgtattatgACAACAACCTTATCCATTAAAGTTACTGTGTTGTTGGATGATATCTGTTTTAAGGCACCAGTGACAAGAATAATACTTACGGGAAAATCTACAGCAACAGAGTGATATTGAGATTTTAACAGAATGAAGGTTTGTGCTTTTGatgccgtcattctgttaccaaactttgcatctgcactgttcttcaagtaaatgtgtttttgtaaaattctgtggaaattgttaaaagttgtCCTTGTAcatagttgtatggtttgtttaactttgcagtcattggtttttgtttggcatacattttaaagtgaaacatCTGAGTCTGTGTTACCGTAGAATTCCCCTTAGGTATTCAAAGGTTTAAAATGTCATCGTCTGAATCGGATTGATTTATCCAAGCAGGAAATGTGTAGGGTTGAAGGCAGAGGGTTTAATGAGGTATGTAAACACGCACGTCCACAGTTCATTTCAGGAGTTATTGAACTTGTCTGGTAGGTGTTAATGCTGTCTGTCTTAGAATTTGTTGACCAGAACTGTGTAATTTAAAGAGCCAACACCAGTTACCGCCGGTATGTAGCATGCAGATATTTTGAGACTGAGAGAAACTTTTATGACGGTAACATTTCTTGTTTGTTGTGATAAAGTTTTATGGTTGTTTGTGATAAAACTGCTTGGAGTGCATTGGTATACACAGCTAttcaaagagagggagggaggggaaggagaatgCACAGGGAGGAGAATGTGCTTGAAAGGGATTATATTTTGAGATGCCAAGAAGTAGACtataaacacacaaaaaagtaCAGAAATGTGTCTGGTGCATTTTTTAAATGAAGAGAGCTTTTGTGCCTCTTTTAAAAAAAGAGCCTTCCTAACCTTGATCCTTTTCAATCTGCCTGACTCATGGTGATGAAACACCATCCTGGTAATTTGTAGGATTTGGGAAATTAAAATCGAGGCCAAGCAAGGCCTAATTAAATGAAAATATTGTTTGTCTTTAAATGAACTGCAAACAAAATTACTCACAGCACTTGTCATTAAAGCCTGAAAGAAAAACTGAGGATGAAGTTGGTGAGCTATTTCCTTCCAAAAGTCAAATCAATTATCTAGCCAAGAGAACTATAAGCAGAGAACCCCTGATGGGGCAAGGCATGAGTCTGTGGGCCAACAAAGCAGCAATGCTGCCAATTGCGGCCACCATTTAATTGGCAAAATGTACTTTGAGAGTGAGCAGGGTCATGGTCTGCTGCCCACAGTCGGCGGGATAAAGATCAGGGTGGGAAAACACAGGGTCCTGATGATAGCTGGCATGATTTTAAACTCCCAGAGGAAAGACGCAGCAAAAGAGCAACATTCTGCCAGTGCCTCAGCTGTTTTTGAATTGCATGCAGGCAATGAGGGAGGGAGCAATCAGTCAGCAGTCATTGGATTTCATCAACACTTTTGTTGTCCTATTCCCTCCCCCAATCCCCAGATTCACTCTCAACCTCTGTAACACTGTATAGTGTTATTTGTCTTTTTcgatctctccttccctttcactTTGGCTCCTCCTCGAGGTGagactccacacagacagactgttaGCGTGCATGTGAAACACGTGTTTCTGGGGGAAAAGTGAACCCCCCACTCTGAGCACACAGGAAAGGAATAGCTGGGCCACTGCTACGGAAATACCAGAAATACGAAGTAATTAGTGGTTAAGCAAGCACACTGACTGACTCGGTGTTTATGGTGTCCTCTGTGGGGCACTAGGGACAtactaccaggaacacaatgtgTACATCCCAGTGACCTCTGACACCTCATTGAATTGTAGTGAGGATGGTTGGGTGGGAAATAGGTGGAGGCATTCTGTTACACTCTCTTCTAAGCCTTATGAGACTCCTAAGGACCAGAGAATGAGCTCAGACAGTTAGACACTGAGTGCTGGCTGTCCAAAATGACAGTCCGTTCCTCTCATTGGAAATGACACTGGCGTCATAGTAGAAGAGGAAATGTTGATTGTTTCCTGTTTGTGGGGGCAGTTCTGACGGTATGTTAATTATTTTTGAACTACAGGTCCTTGTATTGGAGACAGGCCCGGAACTGACACCATAGAGACCTAGAGATGTGATGACCAGAGAAGTCGTCAAAACAGAAGAACTCGTAATATTGTTGGTGGATGGTGTCAACCAAACAGAGGTCAAAATGGAACCAATTAGAAAAGACATGGAGCTGCTAAGTAACAGCATGGCGAGCTATGCTCACATCAAAGGTGAGACATCCATGTTTGTTCTTCTTATAATTCTAGGATAAAGCAACCCTTTATTCATTCTGATGCTTTAAGAAAGCTTTCCGAGAGATCTGTAACCTCTGAGTAGAACCACAATCCTTTCCAGGGACTTGTGTGTTGTTAGCTTTGGCGTGACACCCCTGTACCGGGAAAGTGTCTGCATGCTTGACCTCTCAAATATTGTGTAAAGTTCCTCATTTCCTGCACTCATATTACAGCCAAAGGAAAGTGGCTTATACAGTAAGACCAGTCAGGGGCCCTTTGTGAAGAGATTTGCCAAGAACTGATACCAAACAAGGCATTGTTAAAGTCAATTCACATGCTGTTCTATTTAGTTTAAAGAAATGAAGAATTGACTGAACCCCTGGCAATGTAGCTGATAGCATCAAAACCAACCTGATCTTGCAAGCACACACAATCTGTTTTCACAAGGCTATGTAAGTGAGTGATCTAAACTGTTTTTCCTAAACCCATCTAGCCAACCCAGAGAGCTTGGCTTTGTACTTcatgatgggtgtgtgttttggCCTGCTCCTGGCCCTGTGCCTCCTGGTCACTGGCATCGCCTGTAGCACACGTCGTGGTCGCACCAAGAACAAGAACACTCCCCACTCCCTAGAGAGGATACAACTGAAGTCTAGTGAAGAAGATGAGGAACAGGAGAAAGTGGATgtggaagaaggggaggaggttGAGATCCCTAAATTAACTACGGTGCCTATGAGCAACCtcagcagccaatcaaatggtACTTTGAGGAGCGTGAACGTGTTTGCGTCGGCAGATGAGCTGGAGAGGGCGAGGCAACTGGAGGAGAGGGAGCGCATCATCAGAGAAATCTGGAGAAACGGGCAGCCTGATATAATGGCCACTGGGACAGGGACCATCGGACGGGTACACTACCTCTAAAGGACCTAAAGTGACTCAATGACCTACTAACATTTTATTAACCCTGAACTTTATCTACTTCAGACAGAGACTGTAGTGGACTTTACTGGGCAGGCACAGATTCACCTTCATCTTTTCATTCAATGTGTATTTTCAAAGTTTTTCATTAATGTATGACTATGGCAAATGTGTTGCACAATACAATGTACGCTTTTATGTTTATACTTCAATGAGTATccatatacattttttattttggtaATAAAAAGTAGAATTTCATGACCACTGGACATTCACACATTGATTTACAATGCAGACAGCTAGGAGAAACCACCAATATCACTGTCTTATGTTAACATTTGCTTATTGACTTACATGGTTGTTAGGCTGCTCCACAAGGGTTGGAGCCCCAAGCTCCAACCCTCCATGTTAATCTTAGCCGGCTACAAGTCTTCCAACAGAATCCCCCATCCTTTAACCCCTCGTTAGCCACCATCTCTGACCAGTAACTTCCTGTTTTCCTTTCCACAGTCCCAGCA encodes the following:
- the lsm10 gene encoding U7 snRNA-associated Sm-like protein LSm10 isoform X1; the encoded protein is MEVSHSIRERTIAENSLVILLQGLQGEVTTVDLRDESTARGRVVNVDAFMNVRLEEVLYRDRRGRLSQLADLFITARNVRYVHIPDHVDIMETIQTQLTRIRRVRNFAGDKGGRKEYQKKKN
- the eva1bb gene encoding eva-1 homolog Bb, producing MTREVVKTEELVILLVDGVNQTEVKMEPIRKDMELLSNSMASYAHIKANPESLALYFMMGVCFGLLLALCLLVTGIACSTRRGRTKNKNTPHSLERIQLKSSEEDEEQEKVDVEEGEEVEIPKLTTVPMSNLSSQSNGTLRSVNVFASADELERARQLEERERIIREIWRNGQPDIMATGTGTIGRVHYL
- the lsm10 gene encoding U7 snRNA-associated Sm-like protein LSm10 isoform X2; this translates as MEVSHSIRERTIAENSLVILLQGLQGEVTTVDLRDESTARGRVVNVDAFMNVLYRDRRGRLSQLADLFITARNVRYVHIPDHVDIMETIQTQLTRIRRVRNFAGDKGGRKEYQKKKN
- the LOC109903445 gene encoding glutathione S-transferase A-like, yielding MANNMTLLWCTFSVPCWRVMIALEEKMLQGYNQTLLDFDKEEHKSTIVMDLNPRAQLPTFKHGDCIVNESYGACMYLENQFRSQGTQMIPEGLAEQALMYQRMFEGQTFYEKLSDVVYYEYYVPQGERHNSAIKRNKDNLAIEIKLWEGYFQKMEAGSYLAGKAFSLADVLVFPTIAYSFRSGLSAERYPKLRAYYSMMKDRPSVKTTWPPHWLEDQEKPQWGDFLKEL